Within Flagellimonas maritima, the genomic segment TAAGCACGTAAACAATATAAGATATGTGGAATGGATTCAAGAAATATCAAAACAACATTGGTTCCACCTTACCGATGAAACCATTAGGGACACTATGGTCTGGGTGGTAAAAAAACATACTATAGAATATTACAAATCCGCAGTACTGGATGATGAAATAAAGGTCAACACCTATATAAAAGATACAAAAGGACCTATTTCTGTACGCGCGGTGGAGATAAAGAGCAATAAGTCCGGACAAATTTTGGTCAATGCCCTTACAGAATGGTGTCTTTTAGATGTAGAAACCCTACGCCCAAAACGTGTTCCCGAATCCATTATAACCCTATTTACAAAACAGTGAGCCGCTGGTATATATACTTGATTCCAACTTTTTTTGGAGTTGTCCTTTTAGCTTCATTGGGCTCATGCCGTAAGGACTTTGAATATAACGCTAGCACAGGGAATCTGGAATTTTCCAAGGACACCGTTTTTCTTGATACAATTTTTACAACCATTGGGAGCAGCACCTATACTTTAAAAGTTTACAACAGGAGCAACAATGATCTTTATATTCCTTCAATTGGATTGGAAAATGGACAGGAAAGTGGTTACCGTTTAAATGTTGATGGCCTGGCAGGAAAGGAATTTGTAGATGTTCCGCTACTTGCCAAGGACAGTCTCTTTGTCTTTATTGAAACTACTTTTAATCTAGGACAAACATCCGAGAACGAGTTTTTGTACACAGATGCAATAGTTTTTGGGAGTGGTTCCAATACACAAAAAGTACAGTTGGTGACCTTGGTCAAGGACGCCGTTTTTCTGTACCCTAGAAAATTTTCAGATGGCACAAATGAAACACTTGTTTTAGGCTCTGACGAAAACGGAGATGAAATTCGGGTAGATGGTTTTTTTCTTGATTCAGATGAATTGCTTTTTACCAATGAAAAGCCCTATGTAATTTATGGATATGCAGCCATACCGGAAAACAATACTCTTACCATAGAGGCTGGGGCGCGCGTCCATTTTCACAATGATTCCGGACTTTTGGTGGAAAATGAAGCATCTTTGCTCATAAATGGACTTTTAAGTGAAGATCAAGAATTGCTTGAAAATGAAATTATATTCGAAGGGGACCGTTTAGAATCGTCCTACGCACAACAACCAGGACAATGGGGTACAGTTTGGTTGAGGGCGGGCAGTATAAATAATGAAATAAACTATCTCACCATTAAAAATGCGACAGTAGGACTTCGAATAGAAGGAGATGAAATTCTTGAAGCCCCTACCCTAACACTTAAAAATTCTCAAATCTATAATAGCTCCAATATTAACATTTGGGCCACAACTGCCAATCTTATGGCTGAAAACGTTGTTGTGGGGAATGCAAAGGATTATTCCTTCTACGGAGAACTCGGCGGGAAATATAGCTTTATTCATTGTACGATGGCAAATTATTGGAGAAATGGACCAAGGAGCGGTGCCACACTTCGTCTAGACAATGGTATAGAATTCCCAACAGGTGAAACAGGCACGGAAAATCTAGAAAATGCTGATTTTGCAAATTGTATCATTGCTGGTAATTTGCCTATAGAATTGGAGTTGGTGCAAGATACCCAGGCAGAATTTAACTTCAAGTTCAAGAATTGCATACTGCAATACCAAGACTCTAATGACGGCAATGAAAATAATCCACTATTTGATTTTGAAAATATTGACCTATACGAAAATATTATACTAAACGAAGAACCGGATTTTTTAAACCCCACCGAGAATCAGTTTCAGATTGGGAGAAATTCTTCTGCAATCAATAAAGCGGACATCAATTTTTCCACGCAGGTCCCCATGGATATTTTAGGAACTGAAAGAACTCAAAATCCAGATATTGGTGCTTACCAATATGTAAGTGAAAACTGAGAAGTAAAGAAGAAAAAAGCACATAAAATCAAAAAAAGTGTTGATTTTGTGGAAAACCCATAGTTTTTTTAAGGGAAAACAGCAATGAGTTTTTTTTTAGCGTTAGTAACTTGCAATCAGTATTTTACATATGGAATATACCTACACCATAATCGATTCTAACGCTTCGTCCAAGCTACAGCTCCAACTCTATTTACAAGAATATGGAGACTTCGTTTGTATGGGAACAGGGCAAAATTCCCAAGAAGGACTGAATACTGTTTTAAAGTTTACACCGGATGTTGTTCTTATAAACCTTAATGATGATGAAGGTATGTCATACTTTCACATGGTGACGGAATTAAATCAATATCTAAAGTCCCTTCCAATAATTATTGGCTTTTCTACTTCTAAAAAATATGCTTACAATGCCATAAAGAGCGGATTTTTTGACTATTGGATTTTACCACATAACGAATTTGATATTCGCAAGACCATTCTGCGGCTCAAAAAGAAGTATCCGAAACAAAATATGCCCTCTACCATTTGTTTAAAGTCTTATAATGATTATCGCTATTTGGACACTAATGAAATCCTGTATCTTAAGTCGGATAACAACACAACCGATTTTTTTATGAGGGACGGAAGTACTGTAAGTGCATTTAAAACGTTAAAGTCTTTTGAAGAGCGACTTCCCAAATCCTTTATACGGATTCACCAGAGCTATATTTTGAATAGCAGGTATGTATCGCGAATCAATTACGGCAAATCTATTTGTACGTTGCGCAATGAAATAAAAGAAGAGATTCCGTTCTCAAAAACCTATAAGAGTAAGATAGATTATTTAAAGCAAATGCTCTCCAAAACTGCCATACAGAGCCCTAACTAGGGAAATTCTTACAGATTTACTTAAAATTCTAATAGAACTGCTACGAATACTAAAACAATAACGGTTTTAGGTTCAAACACGCCCTGCCAAAATATCTTAGCTGTATAATCAAAATTTCTAAACCTTAAAAACTAAAAATTATGAAGAAGACACTAAGTATTTTCGCAATCGCACTAATGACAATTGGAATGTTCTCATGTGAAGCCGAAAATGATGTGCAAGAGACTGAAAGTTTGTTTGAGACATTGGATGTTAGCGCTGATGGAAGTCCACAACCAGTAGATGGCGATGATTCAAATGATGACGATAGAGGAAATTAAACTTCTGAAATAGGCGTACAACATTTATTTAATAATATAACACTGACAAAGCCCTAAACTTATTGAGTTTAGGGCTTTTTTAGTACCTTGTATAATAGCGGAGATAAAATTCCAGATTTTATATGAAACTGAAGAGGATAATCCAAACTATCTTATTACTGCTCCTATCCAGTTGCATTGATTCGACTTCATCTGACAAAGTTGAGGTCGATTCAAAAACTTTAAGTATCGAAAAATCAATTCAAACAGTACGCGATAGTGTTGAGATATCAATTCAAAGAAAGAAGAATATCCTAGAAAATGTCGAAAAAAAAATTAATGACATTCCCAATGACACATTACGTTTAAAATTTCTTTCCGATGTATCGTTGACATATAAAATGCTTCGAGATTCGCTCAAATTTAGGGAAATCAATCAAAATCTACTGGAATTGTCCAATGATAAAAAGATGTATGCCACACTTGGAAATTCACATTGGGATTTGGCCTCTTTTTATAAATCCTACGGAATACTGGACAGTGCTTATTTTCATTATAGATCTGCTTACAAAAGTTTTGATATACTACCTACAGACTCTACATCCAGCTCTAGAAAAGGAAGAATGTTATATAGTATGGGCCAAATACAAGATTCCTTTAAAGATTACTTAGGGGCTGAAACAAGTATTACGTCTGCACTAAAAATTTTTTTAGAATTAGAAGATTCTAGAAGAATCTATAACTGTTATAATATGTTGGGCATTGTCGCAAGTGGTATGAATAATTATAGTAAATCCCTTGAATATTATGAAAAAGCATCAGACAATCTGAAAAAACTTGAAGGTTTATTTGCTAAAAAAAACTCACTACAAAATAAAAATAACATTGCAAATATATATTCAAGAAATGGAGAGTTTATAAAAGCTAAAAAAGCTTACGATGGACTAATCAATGATCAAAATTTAAGGACATTAAATCCAAAGTTATATTCAAAAGTACTTGTTAGTCAAGCTAATGTAATTCTTAAGAACGATAAAAATCTTGATAAGGTAGGAGAACTACTTTCAGAAGCCTTTATAATTAATGACAGCATCGGATTTTCTTCAGACCAAGCCAGGGCAAAACAATATTACGCAGAACTTTTAGCCGCCAAAGGAGATACCACAAGCGCCCAACAATATGCAAAAGAGTCCAGGATGCTAGCCAAAAACACCTTGAACAATGATAGGCATTTAAAAATTTTACGGGTTTTGACAAAGCTGGACAGTGAAAATGCAGTAGCTTATTCCAACGAATATTATGACCTAAACGAAAAAGTAAAGGAAGAGGAGCGCGCAATCAGGGACAAATTTGCTCGGGTAAGATTGGAAACGGACGAAGTCATCCAGCGAAACGAAGTACTCTCCCGCGAAAAAGAAATTTGGATCGGGGTGGTCTTTGGTCTCTTGATTTTAGGAGTTGCTATTTTTACCATAATCATACAGCGCATTAACAACAACAAGCTCAAGTTTCAGCAAAAGCAACAGGAAAGCAATCAGGAAATCTATAATCTCATGCTTTCGCAACAAGGAAAATTCGAAGAGGGCAAGCAACTGGAGCAAAAACGAATATCCGAGGAACTGCATGATGGTATTTTAGGCCAGATGTTGGGAATTCGATTAATATTGAGCGGTTTAAACGACAAAGAGGACGAAGCTTCCATAGCGCAAAGGGCAGAACTCATTGAAAAACTTCGAGAACTGGAAGAAGAGATACGCACCATTTCACATGAACTAAGTGATGCTTCTTATCAAAAATTTTATAACTTTATTGTATCTCTTGAAGAATTGATCAATACAATAAACGCATCGACTGGGATTTTATGTTCTTTTACATATGATGATAATGTAGATTGGGACGATTTAAAAGGTGATATAAAAATCAATGCTTACAGGATAGTTCAAGAATCCCTACAAAATTCCATTAAACATGCAAAGTGTAAAAACATTACAATCGATTTTAAATTGGAGGAAGATTTGCTGAAACTGACCATATCTGATGATGGAACGGGATTCGATATTAACCGGGGCAAACATGGAATAGGTTTAAAAAATGTAGTTTCAAGAGTCAAAAAAGTAAAAGGAAAATTAGATATCGAGAGCAAAAAAGGAAAAGGTACGACCATAACGGTAACTTTCCCAAATACTTATATAAATGTTGATGATTCAACAAACATTTCGGAGCATAGCAAAATGATGAAGGTCTGGCAAACCTAAATTTTAATGAAATTATTATGAAAACACTTCGAATTTTAGCTATTGATGATCATGAAATGACAATGCTTGGATATAAATTTATCTTGGAGCGCATTGTATTTGATGGGTATAGTATTATTGTTGATACGGCCAATACGTATGATATGGGCAGAAAGCTCATTGAAGAATCCGTCAATTCATTTAAATATGATATCCTCTTTTTGGACGTACAGCTATTCCCACCCAATGAAGATCAGCCGCATACAGGAGAAGACCTTGGCGTTTTGGCACGTAGGCTGGTACCAGAGACTAAGATTGCGTTTATGTCCTCTTTCAGTGACAACTACAGAATCAACAGTATTTTAAAATCCGTTGACCCGGATGGTTACTTGGTAAAAACGGATATAGACCCCAAAACTTTGGAAGATGCCGTAAAAACCATCACTTTAAATCCTCCTTATTATTCATCTAAAGCCCTTTCTGCCATAAGAAAGAAAATGACCAACGATATCAGCTTGGACGAAAAAGACAAGAAGATTTTATATCATCTGTCCATTGGTACCAAAAATAAGGATTTGGAGAATCATATCAGGCTTTCCCCATCTTCCATTGAGAACAGAAAACGCCATTTAAAATCATTGTTTGGTACCGAAAATGAAAATGACTTAGCATTGATTCTAGCTGCAAAAAATCGAGGTTTCATTTAAGTTTTCAAATTCAATTACTATAGTATTTTCATAAAATTGGGTTATTTTCTTCAAGTTTTACTTTGAAATTCGTACAAATAGCAGAAAACTCCCAGAATTTTTAAGGTTTTCCTTCAATCTAAAAAAAAAGATTCGTTTTAACTTTGATAAAGATCAAAGCTGAAAAACACTGACTATGCCATTCCAGAGAAAGATAACCCCAAATTCTTCGCCAGAGGATAAAAAGACCTATGTCGCCGTTGATGGATTGGATGATTTTATAAAAGTCTTGGAAAAAGATTTTTTTGCTGAAGTAAAATTTCAATGCAACTATCATATTGATAGTGAGAAAACTGATTTAATCCTGAATATCTACTGTAATTTTGGTTTGACCGAAAGCCTATATAACTTCAATATTGGAAATTGGGGGGGACTTGCCCAAAAAGACAGTGACTCAAGATCCACATCATCTTTTGATGCTGCTTTTCAAAAACTGAGCACTCTAAACAATGATACCATTGATATAGCAGAACTTTCCGTGCATTTTAAAGACACCTCTATTGTAACAACCAGAATACACGATTACAGTATACCTGAAAAATTGCAAAGAATCCTATCTGCCATAAGTAAACACTTTGTGTATTTTACCAAAGGTCTAACAGACATGCCTTATGAGATATTTGTTCCAGTATTTGAATACGATTCTTTAAATCTGCTTAGACAAGAGAGAAACTATTTTGATTATTGGGGACTCTATTTTGAAAACGATTCAGTGCATGATGCCATGGTCTATAATCTGCATACAAAAAAAATGTGCGAAGAGGACTTTTTCTTAATGGATTAGAATTACTGTTCAAAAAATGAACTGGCTTGAGCCATAGTCATTGAACTATAAAATCGTTACCGCTCTGCTCATAAACCAAAAGCCAAAATAAAAAGTCTAGATTCTCTTCTATTAAGTGATAACATGTCGTAGTTATTGGAATGCCATAACAGAATAGAATCTCGGAAGTATTTTAATGATGAAATTTTATCCTTTAAATAGAGGTCTTGATTTCATTAGTTCATTCACCTTTAGTTTTATTTGAGAAATAATAGCTTGGTCATTTGGATTTAAAATCACTTGGTCTATAAAACCTACTATGGTTTCCATATCCGATTCCTTTAAGCCCCTTGTGGTTATGGCAGGAGTGCCAAACCTGATACCAGAGGTTATGAACGGGGACTGATCATCAAAAGGAACCATATTTTTATTCGCTGTAATCGCCGCCAGTTCCAATGCCTTTTCGGCATCCTTACCCGTAATATTTTTGTTCCTAAGGTCTATCAGCATCATGTGGTTATCTGTTCCACCGGATATGACCTTATAATCTCTTTTCATAAAGGCTTTCGCCATGGCGTCGGCATTTTTTTTGACCTGTAGCATGTAATGTAAAAAATCATCGGAAAGGGCTTCACCAAATGCAATTGCCTTTGCAGCAATGATATGCTCCAGAGGACCTCCCTGGTTTCCAGGAAAAACAGCCAAATCCAATAAAGCCGACATTTTTCGTAGATTTCCGTTTTTCAATTTAATACCAAATGGATTATCAAAATTCTCGCCCATCAAAATCAAACCTCCCCTGGGTCCCCGCAAAGTTTTATGGGTTGTAGTGGTCACAATATGACAGTGTGGAATAGGGTCGTTTAAAATGCCTTTGGCAATCAACCCGGATGGATGCGAAATATCTGCCAGCAAAATAGCATTGACGCTATCTGCTATTACACGGAATCTTTCAAAGTCCATATCCCTAGAATAAGCTGATGCTCCCGCAATTATAAGCTTTGGTTTTTCCTTTGTCGCAATTTCTTGGATCTTATCATAATTCAGGATACCCGTTTCTTCATCAACTCCGTAAAAAACGGGACGATACAGTCTTCCAGAGAAATTTACCGGAGAACCATGCGTTAAATGACCTCCATGGGATAAATCAAATCCCAAGATTGTATCTCCAGGGTTTAAACAGGCGTGGTAAACCGCTGCATTTGCCTGTGAACCAGAATGAGGCTGTACATTGGCATAAACAGCACCAAAAAGCTCCTTGGCCCTATCTATAGCCAACTGTTCTACTTGATCAACAATTTCACAACCTCCATAATATCTTTTTCCCGGGTAACCCTCTGCATATTTGTTGGTAAGTACCGAACCAGCAGCCTCCATCACTTGGGGACTGGTAAAATTTTCAGAGGCTATTAGCTCAATACCTTCTATTTGCCTATCTCTTTCGTTTTCTATAAGATCAAAAATTTCTTGGTCCCGTTGCATTTGCATTAAAATTTAGAAGCGCTAAAATTACAAATAGAATAGCTAATCCTAGTACCTAAATTTCATTTTAAAAATAGATTTTATCAAACGTTAATCAACAAAGGTGAAAAACTTCAAAATTCATGATTATAAATCAAAATATACTACCATTTATCCTTTTTCGTTATTAAGATATGGTTTTTTGGCACGGCTATTGAAAACCACCTAAAAAACCAATAAACCAAAATCATGAAAAGAGCAGTACATATAGTAATACTATTTATTTTTATCGCCTGTAGTGGTGTAAAAAAAACCCAAGAGGCTTTAAACACAGGTAATTATACAGCAGCTATCAACAAAGCGATAAAAAATCTAGCGGACAACAAGTCAAAAAAAGGACATCAACCCTTTGTTGTTTTATTGGAAGATGCCTTTTTAAAAAATACAAAGCGAGAGAAACAACAAATTGCTTTTTTAAAGAAAGAAGGAAACCCTGCGAAGCTAGAGATTATCTTTAAAAAATATCAAGAGTTAAAACAAATACAACAGCGGATAAGACCGTTATTGCCTCTATCCATTTATGAGGAAGGTAGAACTGCCAACTTTAATTTTTCCAATTACGATGCGGAAATACTGAATACAAAGAATAAGCTTTCGGAATATTTATACTCTAATGCCTCACAACTCCTTGTTTCAGCCAAACAGAAGCAGGATTTTAGGAACGCTTATGAAGATTTAAAATATCTGCAAGAAATTAATCCTGGGTTCAAAGACACTAATATCAAAATGAACCAAGCATATGAAAAAGGTCTTGAATATGTAAGGGTCGATATTGGAAACGCCACAGACCAAATTATTCCAGAAAG encodes:
- a CDS encoding acyl-CoA thioesterase codes for the protein MLEYSKIFKVTRQDLDELKHVNNIRYVEWIQEISKQHWFHLTDETIRDTMVWVVKKHTIEYYKSAVLDDEIKVNTYIKDTKGPISVRAVEIKSNKSGQILVNALTEWCLLDVETLRPKRVPESIITLFTKQ
- a CDS encoding LytR/AlgR family response regulator transcription factor, which codes for MEYTYTIIDSNASSKLQLQLYLQEYGDFVCMGTGQNSQEGLNTVLKFTPDVVLINLNDDEGMSYFHMVTELNQYLKSLPIIIGFSTSKKYAYNAIKSGFFDYWILPHNEFDIRKTILRLKKKYPKQNMPSTICLKSYNDYRYLDTNEILYLKSDNNTTDFFMRDGSTVSAFKTLKSFEERLPKSFIRIHQSYILNSRYVSRINYGKSICTLRNEIKEEIPFSKTYKSKIDYLKQMLSKTAIQSPN
- a CDS encoding tetratricopeptide repeat-containing sensor histidine kinase; translated protein: MKLKRIIQTILLLLLSSCIDSTSSDKVEVDSKTLSIEKSIQTVRDSVEISIQRKKNILENVEKKINDIPNDTLRLKFLSDVSLTYKMLRDSLKFREINQNLLELSNDKKMYATLGNSHWDLASFYKSYGILDSAYFHYRSAYKSFDILPTDSTSSSRKGRMLYSMGQIQDSFKDYLGAETSITSALKIFLELEDSRRIYNCYNMLGIVASGMNNYSKSLEYYEKASDNLKKLEGLFAKKNSLQNKNNIANIYSRNGEFIKAKKAYDGLINDQNLRTLNPKLYSKVLVSQANVILKNDKNLDKVGELLSEAFIINDSIGFSSDQARAKQYYAELLAAKGDTTSAQQYAKESRMLAKNTLNNDRHLKILRVLTKLDSENAVAYSNEYYDLNEKVKEEERAIRDKFARVRLETDEVIQRNEVLSREKEIWIGVVFGLLILGVAIFTIIIQRINNNKLKFQQKQQESNQEIYNLMLSQQGKFEEGKQLEQKRISEELHDGILGQMLGIRLILSGLNDKEDEASIAQRAELIEKLRELEEEIRTISHELSDASYQKFYNFIVSLEELINTINASTGILCSFTYDDNVDWDDLKGDIKINAYRIVQESLQNSIKHAKCKNITIDFKLEEDLLKLTISDDGTGFDINRGKHGIGLKNVVSRVKKVKGKLDIESKKGKGTTITVTFPNTYINVDDSTNISEHSKMMKVWQT
- a CDS encoding response regulator transcription factor, translating into MKTLRILAIDDHEMTMLGYKFILERIVFDGYSIIVDTANTYDMGRKLIEESVNSFKYDILFLDVQLFPPNEDQPHTGEDLGVLARRLVPETKIAFMSSFSDNYRINSILKSVDPDGYLVKTDIDPKTLEDAVKTITLNPPYYSSKALSAIRKKMTNDISLDEKDKKILYHLSIGTKNKDLENHIRLSPSSIENRKRHLKSLFGTENENDLALILAAKNRGFI
- the glyA gene encoding serine hydroxymethyltransferase — protein: MQRDQEIFDLIENERDRQIEGIELIASENFTSPQVMEAAGSVLTNKYAEGYPGKRYYGGCEIVDQVEQLAIDRAKELFGAVYANVQPHSGSQANAAVYHACLNPGDTILGFDLSHGGHLTHGSPVNFSGRLYRPVFYGVDEETGILNYDKIQEIATKEKPKLIIAGASAYSRDMDFERFRVIADSVNAILLADISHPSGLIAKGILNDPIPHCHIVTTTTHKTLRGPRGGLILMGENFDNPFGIKLKNGNLRKMSALLDLAVFPGNQGGPLEHIIAAKAIAFGEALSDDFLHYMLQVKKNADAMAKAFMKRDYKVISGGTDNHMMLIDLRNKNITGKDAEKALELAAITANKNMVPFDDQSPFITSGIRFGTPAITTRGLKESDMETIVGFIDQVILNPNDQAIISQIKLKVNELMKSRPLFKG